Within the Candidatus Binatia bacterium genome, the region TTGCTGGGACCGCGCTTCTCAACCTCGTCAATGCGGACGACGGCGTGGAGCGGGATGTACGTACGCTCCACCCCCAAGAACTCCCGTTGCAGGGCTTCCTCCGACGGATCGACGACGACGGTCGTCTTCTCGCCGAAGATGAGACCCTCGATTTCCACGAAGCCGAACATACCGCCCTGACTGATGTTCTTGGCGTAGACCTCGTAGACCTTACCC harbors:
- a CDS encoding DUF1820 family protein, producing the protein MAAKKHIYRVVFFNQGKVYEVYAKNISQGGMFGFVEIEGLIFGEKTTVVVDPSEEALQREFLGVERTYIPLHAVVRIDEVEKRGPSKIHSVPDGSGKVTPLPTMIYTPVKRDS